The following nucleotide sequence is from Phocoena sinus isolate mPhoSin1 chromosome 14, mPhoSin1.pri, whole genome shotgun sequence.
AGCGGGGCGCCCTCCCCACAAGCAGCCGAGATGCGGGGTGGCAGGTCCCCTCGTCCAGGTAGGTGCAGCTCCGGCCCCGTGGGTGTGCCggtggagctggggaggggcggAGGAGCTGGGCTGACCTCCCTGGGCTGGCCTGTCGCTGCTTGGGATAGAGGCCGTTTTCCTGGTTCACAACCGTCATTTCTTACGCGTtaaaagaaggcaggaaactCTGTGAGACTATTTTAACAAGCTTAAGCCTTCAGCTTCCGGAGGCCCACTGTGGGGCTCAGGTCCCACCCCGACCCCGCCGTGCTGTGTGACCTCGCGCAGGTGTCTCAGctcctctgtgcctgtttcctcaggTGCGCGGTGGAGCGTAGGTGCAGTGCGGCACAGGGGGCCCCGAGGGTAAAGGGAATCCTGAGCAGGCGTGGGGGTCTCTGTGCACTGTCCTGGTCGGTCGTGGGGGCAGGTCCAGGCAGGCCTCGGGACAGCTGTGACTGGGCCCGTCCTGTCCCGCCCTAGGCTCCTCCGCACCTGAGCACTCTCCCCACAGCGCCGGGCTGGGCTGCCGCCTGCACAGTGCCCCGAACCTGTCCGACCTGCGGGTGGTGCGCCCCAAGCTGCCCAAGCCCCCCACGGACCCGCTGGGCGTGGCGTTCGGCCACCCGCAAGCCAGCCCCCCGCAGCCCTCCCACGGGCTGCAGTCCTGCCGGCCCCTGCGCGGCTCGCCCAAGCTGCCCGACTTCCTGCAGAGGAACCCCCTGCCCCCTATTCTGGGCTCCCCGACCAAGGTAACAGGGCCGCGGGCCTCCAGGGGCGTGGGTGCGGAGCGGCTCTGTATGTGCTCGGGCCGCCGGGCTTTCTGCCCGGTGGGATTCCCACAAGACCTGAGGGGCCCCGGaagccagaggcagggctggtgTGCAGCAGCGCCTGCCCTCTGTGCTGAGACCTCTGGCACTGGCTGGTGGCTGGATCCGTGTCTCCCCGTTCACGTGTGGGGTGGCCACACCCCCGTGACGAAGACTGGCTCCCAAAGCCAAAACACCTGCTCTCTGGCCCTTGACCGGAAGCGTCCCGACCCTGGCCCAGCATCCAGAGCCCCAGAGAGCCCAGGCTGCCACCATGGGCGCGTTACTTAGCTCATCCCTTGCCTCAGTCttcctgtctgtgaaatggggccagAACCTGCCGCTACCTCGTGGTGTCTCTGTGAGGGCGTAGGTGCACACGTGCATGGCCTGTGTCGGACGCGTGCGTCTGCGTGTGTCACTGTCCTCCAGCACAGGGTGGAGTCAGCCTTCACACCTTTGCTGTGCAGACCTGGGTCGTGGAAGTTTGGGGTTTTGCGGCGTGGGGCCCTGCAGACTCAGGCCAGCGCTGCTGACCCTGTTGAGATGTTAACGTCACCGCGGCGGGTCGTTCTCAGCACTTAACCTGCCCCTCGTAGGCCGTGCCCGCGTTCGACTTCACCAAGACCCCCAGCTCCCAGAACTTGCTGACTCTCCTGGCCCGGCAGGGCGTGGTGATGACGCCGCCTCGGAACCGGACGCTGCCCGACCTCTCCGAGGCGGGGCCCTTCCaggggcagcagctgggccccgGCCTGCGGCCCACCGAGGACACCAAGGGCTCCTTTGGCAGGTGAGTGGGTGGGGACTCCCCTGACGTGGCCTGCAGGAGGAgagacccagccctgcctgctgtcTGCGGGCACCTCACTCCCTCTTCAaccccttctgagcctcagtttgtgcGTCTGTTCAATGGGTGACAGTAACTGCCCTGGGTGGGTAGGAGGACCGGGTGGCCAGCACAGTCGGAACAGGCTGGGCATGCTGACCAGGCTGTGGGGCCCCCAGACCCTGCCTgggggggggccggggggccGGCCCTGGGCAGCGGGTGGCCTGGTGCCTGGGTCTCTGGATCCCCTGGGTGGCGCAGGGCACGTGTTCACCACCCTTCACCCTGCAGGTCCCTCAGCGCCGGCCGCCTCACGGATCTGCTCCTTAAGGCTGCCTTTGGGACGCAGGCCCCTGACTCAGGCAGCGTGGACAGCCTGCAGGAAAAGCCCATGGAGACCGGTGCGTGGGGGGCCGCCGGAGAGCACTCTGGGAAGTGGGGGCGCCCGCGGCAGGAAGACCCTGAGCCCCTCCTCTTGCTCTCCCAGGGCCGTCCGCTGGCTTCGGAGGGAACCTGCACCCGGGAGCCCGTGCCGGGGGCGCCGGCAGCCCTTCCCCCGTGGTGTTCACGGTGGGCTCGCCCCCCGGCGGGACCACGCCGCCCCAGGGCCCCCGTGCCACCGTGTTCTCAGGTGAGGACCGTCGCTGGCCTCACGGCTGCGGCAGATCGGCGGCCCGCACCGTCCGTCAGGAAGCGGGAGGGGCCCTCGCTGTAGAGTCAGGAGCTGAGCCAGGCGCTACCCTCACGCGAGGCCCTGGGAGGGTCCTCCTTGGAGGCTCGGGGGCACGGCTCCCACAGGCAGGCCCCTGAAGCCCCGGCCCTGGACTCCGGGGTGCCCCTGCAGTGGGCGGGGGCCCGGGAGGGGTGGGGACCGGCTCTGTGTCACGGAGCGGCGGAGGCCTGACGGGGCGGGCGGCCGGCCCTCTCCCCACAGGGGGCCCCTCCAGCCCCCTCGGCTCGGCAGGCTCCTCCTCCGCCCGTCACCTGGCGCCCGGGGCCTACGGCGAGGCCCCCCTCGAGGTACCCGCCCCCAGCCACTGCCGCAGCTTTGCCGACCCCGTTGCCGCCAACCTGGAGGGGGCTGTGACCTTCGAGGCCCCCGACCTGCCCGAGGAGACCCTCATGGAGGTGAGGGCCGGGCGGGGGCAGGCGCCTGGCCCAGCATGGCGTCCGGGCGGGGCTGGTGGCGGTGCCGAGGTGCGTCCCTCAGTGGCCCCGTCTCCCCAGCAAGAGCACACGGAGATCCTGCACAGCCTGCGCTTCACGCTCGACTTCGTCCAGCACGTCCTGGAGATCGCGGCCCTGAAGGGCAGTGCCAGCGAGGCGGCCGGGGGGCCCGAGTACCAGCTGCAGGAGAGCGTGGTGGCCGACCAGATCAGCCAGCTGAGCCGCGAGTGGAGGTGGGTGTGCCCGGCGGCCCCGCGGGGAGGCAGCGGGAGTGTGGGCTCCGCCCCTGACGCGTCCTTGCCGCCCTCCAGCTTCGCGGAGCAGCTGGTGCTCTACCTGAAGGCGGCCGAGCTCCTCTCCTCGGGCCTGCAGACCGCCATCGACCAGATCCGGGCCGGCAAGCTCTGCCTGTCGTCCACCGTGAAGCAGGGTGAGGGCAGCCTCGgcgggtggtagtggtggtggcggcggcggcggcggcggcggcggcagcagcgttCGGGGCGTGAGACCCTGAGCTCACGGCAAGGGAgtcggggagggagggatagCTATCTCTGGGAGAAGGTCAGTGAGGAAGAGGTGACGAGGGAGGCCTTCCTGAGGAGGTTACCTGGTGCAGGCCCAGCCCGGGGAGGGatagtgggggcggggggcaggtgcaaaggccctgcggcAGGGCCCCCATGGGCCTGGGGCGGGAAGGCGCAGCGTGAGTTGCTGGGCAGAGCACCTAGGAGGTGGGGTCGGACAGCGCCCCGGGGACAGAGTGAGGGGCTTTTGCCCGCTGGTCGCGTGGGTTCCCTTGCTGGGGGCCGGCCTGAGCTGCCGGGGCGCCTCCCACAGTGGTGCGGAAGCTGAACGAGCTGTACAAGACGAGTGTGGTGTCTTGCCAAGGCCTCAGCCTGCGGCTGCAGCGCTTCTTCCTAGACAAGCAGCGGCTCCTCGACCGCATCCAGAGCGTCGCCGCCGAGAAGCTCATCTTCAGCCACGCGGTGCAGACGGTACGCCAGGCGGGGCCCACGTGGGGCCGGACCGGGAGAGCGGGCTGTGGAGCCGGCAGGGGCGGGTTGACGGCCACAGCTCCGCCGGATTTCAGGGGGCATCACTCCCGGGGTGGGAAGTTCCACTACGCTGTCCCCTCAGCCAGCAAATGTCACCCGGGCCCCTCCAGCCCTGGTGGGGAGCCGGGAGCTCACCTGGGCTTCCGCCTCGCTGTGAGGCTCCACGGCCCAGGCGTGTCCCTCCCTGAAACTCAGGTTTCTTACCTGGAAAATGGGGAACGTGGTTTTCAAGGCTCTTAGCAGGTGAGTTGGTTCCTTCTTCTCTAGAGGGAACCAACGCAGGCAGCCCAGCTGGGAGCTACGGCATGAAGGCAAGAGGGGCTTGGAGGGGCCCTGCTCAGTGCTCTGCGTCTGTTGCTTTGGGGTCCTTGTGCCCAAAAAGCGCTGCTTCTGAGGCAATGCCTGTTTTTGAGAAAATTCACTCGTGCAGTAAAAACACAGCCCGAAGAGACGTTCGGGAACAGTCGGCCTCCTCGTCCCcgagctccccctcccccaggggtgACCATCACTGACATGACCGGGACCGAGGGAGTGCTCTGCCCGGTGCGGGTGGCCGGTCGCCTGCCCTGTAACCCCGGCTGCCTGCGGCGAGCAAGCCTCTGTCGAGACTGCGCGTGACCCGGCGGCGCCCACAGCGTGCTGCCCCGTGGCTCGTGCGGCCGTCAGTCCTGGGTCCCCCGTCTCTGTGGAAGGCAGCTGGGCTCAGCCTCCGCCCTCACCCGGCAGGTGCAGTCGGCCGCCCTGGATGAGATGTTCCACCGCCGGGAGGACTGTGTCCAGCGCTACCACAAGGCCCTGCTGCTCATGGAGGGGCTGCAGCAGATCCTCTCGGACCAGGCGGACGTGGAGAACATCGCCAAGTGTCAGTGTCCGCTGGGCCCCTGGGagcgggggcgggagggggcagCCGCTGCCCGCTCACCGTGGTgcccgcccccctccctccctcgctccagGCAAGCTGTGCATCGAGCGGAGACTCTCGGCCCTGCTGACCGGCATCTGTGCCTGACCTCCTGGAGGCCCGGCCCACGGCGCCCAAGGGGCCTGGACCTTCACTGCCGATCCATGGGGTGGGGAGCAGCGTGCTGGCCGGACTCGAAGGGACAAGCCCACGGCCGTGACACCACTCGCTGGTGCCGGGGAAAGGACCGTGGCTCCCCACCCAGCGTCCGGAGCCAGGCCTCAGGCTGCGTCTCTGTCTCCTGGGCTCCGCGGCCGTGGACTTCAGGGCGCTGGAGGGCCCCGCACAGAACCTCAACGTAGGCCAGTCCCCTGGCCTGGCTGACGGGCAGAACTCCCCGCCCAGCCGGCAATCTGAACTTCTCTCCCGCCCGCTTCTCTCCGCGGGCGACCTCCGGGCTGTGGGGTGAGCGCCGCCCACCCACCTCGATGGCAGGTGGGGATGTGTGGgcatcccccgcccccgcccagacCCCAGGGCTGTCTCGCTGAGGACGAGCAGAGGCCCCGAGACCGTGATGCCCACTCAAGCCAAAGCCGCCAGGCCTGCCCGGCGGATCCACCCAGCAAAAGGTGTGTCCTCCTggctcccacccctccctcccccgagaCCACCACCCAGCTTTGTGAATCACCCAGCACTTTATGCAGGTGGACTGGACCCGGGGCTGCCGCTCGGCCCCGGCTGTTGCACCACCAGGCACGTGTACACACCCGTAATCACATGTCCGTGTGCAGACAGCTCCGCGAGCGCGTGTGCTGTGCCTGCCGCCCGGGTCGCTCTCGAGGCAAAGCAGCCGtcttatttaaatgttcttttaggGACGGACAGTACGAAGCACTGAGCTTCCAAAACCCAGCACAGACGTTGTTGCCGTCTTTCACACTTAACTCCTAAGATGTGTCTTATATTCTGcagctctttttcatttttctttttttttaaaagaagaaaactcgtATGAGTTGACGTTTTGTTCCGAAAGGACGGGGGCAGGATCGGGGCAGCCTTGGCAGCGATGCTGAGACCCCGAGCGCCGGTGGCGCTGGGTGCGTGTGGTCTGCGCGTGGCCGTCCGCCCTCCCGCCTGTAGGGCGGCCCTACCCCTGCCCTTGCTCCCTGCCTGAAGATGGCGGGCAGCTGAGGACTGCTTTTGTGCGTAAACCTACCTGTCCAGCTCTCACAGGAGGTTTTGATGTCAAGCCCTCTGTCCCCTCACCAGGTCCTGGCTGCCATGGGGGGTCGGCGGGGAGGCCACCTTCCaggctcgggggggggggggtccctttTCTGGTCTGCCCGGCTCTGCCTAGCTCCTCTCGAACGTGTCCTCAAGGATGCAGAGGGAGCCGCCGCAGCCCAGCACCGCCGGCGCTGAGGTTTCACCACAGGCCCAGGCGAAGACCCCACGCGTTTCTCTCTTGCGATACTTGAAATCTTGCCTCTGTGCTTGGACCCAGAAGAAGAGCAGCCCTGGGACTCGTTTCTGTCTCCTCACCGGTGGCTTGAGCTTCTCCTCCCGCGCAGAAAATGTCCGTATTTATTGCTTTACGGTTGGCTGGAACCGGGGCCTCTGGGGGGCCGGCGCCGTGGGAGGGGCCCCTTGGGC
It contains:
- the ULK1 gene encoding serine/threonine-protein kinase ULK1 isoform X2 is translated as MKTSWRCMTSRRWPIPSTWSWSIVTAAIWPTTCTQIAGAVRLLHSKGIIHRDLKPQNLLLSNPGGRRATPSNIRVKIADFGFARYLQSDMMAATLCGSPMYMAPEVIMSQHYDGKADLWSIGTIVYQCLTGKAPFQASSPQDLRLFYEKNKTLVPPIPRETSAPLRQLLLSLLQRNHRDRMDFDEFFHHPFLDSSAAVKKSPPVPVPSYPSSGSGSSSSSSSTSHLASPPSLGEMQQQLQKTLTSPAEAAGFLQGSRDSGGSSKDSSCDTDDFVMVPAQFPGDLVAEAVGAKPPPDSLMCSGSSLAASAGLESRGRTPSPSPPCSSSLSPSGRAGASSSSRCGASAPIPVPTQVQNYQRIEQSLQSPTRSQAARSSAIRRSGSTSPLGFARASLSPPSHAEHGAALSRKFSLGGGRPYTPSPQVGTIPERPGWSGAPSPQAAEMRGGRSPRPGSSAPEHSPHSAGLGCRLHSAPNLSDLRVVRPKLPKPPTDPLGVAFGHPQASPPQPSHGLQSCRPLRGSPKLPDFLQRNPLPPILGSPTKAVPAFDFTKTPSSQNLLTLLARQGVVMTPPRNRTLPDLSEAGPFQGQQLGPGLRPTEDTKGSFGRSLSAGRLTDLLLKAAFGTQAPDSGSVDSLQEKPMETGPSAGFGGNLHPGARAGGAGSPSPVVFTVGSPPGGTTPPQGPRATVFSGGPSSPLGSAGSSSARHLAPGAYGEAPLEVPAPSHCRSFADPVAANLEGAVTFEAPDLPEETLMEQEHTEILHSLRFTLDFVQHVLEIAALKGSASEAAGGPEYQLQESVVADQISQLSREWSFAEQLVLYLKAAELLSSGLQTAIDQIRAGKLCLSSTVKQVVRKLNELYKTSVVSCQGLSLRLQRFFLDKQRLLDRIQSVAAEKLIFSHAVQTVQSAALDEMFHRREDCVQRYHKALLLMEGLQQILSDQADVENIAKCKLCIERRLSALLTGICA
- the ULK1 gene encoding serine/threonine-protein kinase ULK1 isoform X1 gives rise to the protein MESGRGGLETVGKFEFSRKDLIGHGAFAVVFKGRHREKHDLEVAVKCINKKNLAKSQTLLGKEIKILKELKHENIVALYDFQEMANSVYLVMEYCNGGDLADYLHTMRTLSEDTIRLFLQQIAGAVRLLHSKGIIHRDLKPQNLLLSNPGGRRATPSNIRVKIADFGFARYLQSDMMAATLCGSPMYMAPEVIMSQHYDGKADLWSIGTIVYQCLTGKAPFQASSPQDLRLFYEKNKTLVPPIPRETSAPLRQLLLSLLQRNHRDRMDFDEFFHHPFLDSSAAVKKSPPVPVPSYPSSGSGSSSSSSSTSHLASPPSLGEMQQQLQKTLTSPAEAAGFLQGSRDSGGSSKDSSCDTDDFVMVPAQFPGDLVAEAVGAKPPPDSLMCSGSSLAASAGLESRGRTPSPSPPCSSSLSPSGRAGASSSSRCGASAPIPVPTQVQNYQRIEQSLQSPTRSQAARSSAIRRSGSTSPLGFARASLSPPSHAEHGAALSRKFSLGGGRPYTPSPQVGTIPERPGWSGAPSPQAAEMRGGRSPRPGSSAPEHSPHSAGLGCRLHSAPNLSDLRVVRPKLPKPPTDPLGVAFGHPQASPPQPSHGLQSCRPLRGSPKLPDFLQRNPLPPILGSPTKAVPAFDFTKTPSSQNLLTLLARQGVVMTPPRNRTLPDLSEAGPFQGQQLGPGLRPTEDTKGSFGRSLSAGRLTDLLLKAAFGTQAPDSGSVDSLQEKPMETGPSAGFGGNLHPGARAGGAGSPSPVVFTVGSPPGGTTPPQGPRATVFSGGPSSPLGSAGSSSARHLAPGAYGEAPLEVPAPSHCRSFADPVAANLEGAVTFEAPDLPEETLMEQEHTEILHSLRFTLDFVQHVLEIAALKGSASEAAGGPEYQLQESVVADQISQLSREWSFAEQLVLYLKAAELLSSGLQTAIDQIRAGKLCLSSTVKQVVRKLNELYKTSVVSCQGLSLRLQRFFLDKQRLLDRIQSVAAEKLIFSHAVQTVQSAALDEMFHRREDCVQRYHKALLLMEGLQQILSDQADVENIAKCKLCIERRLSALLTGICA